From one Mya arenaria isolate MELC-2E11 chromosome 4, ASM2691426v1 genomic stretch:
- the LOC128232794 gene encoding leucine-rich repeat-containing protein 56-like isoform X3: MAVAQETRLQHSLKMEPGIERPGSALTRGVQITEFNDSRVNPEPIVLEETDLLLEQFLSPRKLMLLTGVDNLDDIHQLEMKVNTTDTSLGNFGQLLHNLRQLKVSNSTIPKIRDLGSSLRSLHVLWASRCALQELDGISSIIGLRELYLSYNEISDISPVSMLEHIEILDVEGNNLDDIVQVQHLAICSRLTNLTLDGNPLCNQPTPAEFIEEYDYRQEVKKAIPHLKTLDDEPLIDGVGSFLKHNVFDADWAYLEELQRDITLQDDSDSVVSDSSRPPSGNRPSTAALKPNTGFRPGSALRPSSGFRPMTAGTRPASTGHRPATAIGGMRPSSGSGRPGSGSKAEIADTGDASDLTLGRVICGNPSKALLSRRRLNPDAAGELEGQEQDIKFEPKFQHRAEHTYDTLQEEERDHSEIVDELKAWKQQHEKRMEIIRQSKAPQVLRIDYDQADDAISLSGDSDVDSDTEELSPMRDSDTETIHRVQDENIGTEGDQNCKVLPSVSSFVPVSVSPNESLDTPVTTKPRYSDSSKPIKNKVRRNVSEEEESDSLLRSSVQKPFKISDLASRQRAVIPPPSQRDVVRKHIDTSSQVRAQSPLGSLLSPAQGPMRAEARGNGAIRVNNTGLPPAPSSGVPIISKMKREEGANPVIKSGSYERAVPLNQRPSTARAALGMRRSLPTVPSLPSKPAPPKS, encoded by the exons ATGGCCGTAGCACAGGAAACCAGGCTCCAACACAG tTTGAAGATGGAGCCTGGTATTGAGCGTCCAGGGAGCGCCCTGACACGTGGAGTACAGATAACAGAATTCAATGATTCGAGAGTAAACCCGGAGCCCATTGTACTAGAGGAGACTGATTTACTGCTGGAACAGTTCCTGTCACCAAGAAAACTT ATGTTGCTGACGGGCGTTGACAACCTGGATGACATTCACCAGCTTGAGATGAAGGTGAACACAACAGACACGAGTCTTGGAAATTTTGGTCAGCTGCTTCACAACCTCAGGCAGCTAAAGGTGTCCAACAGCACCATACCTAAAATCAG GGATCTTGGTTCATCCCTACGGAGCCTGCATGTGTTGTGGGCGTCCCGTTGTGCCCTGCAGGAGCTAGACGGGATTTCGTCTATAATTGGTCTGCGAGAACTCTACCTCTCCTACAACGAGATATCTGACATCAGTCCTGTCAGCATGCTTGAGCACATTGAAATCCTGGATGTGGAGGG GAACAACCTAGATGATATAGTGCAGGTACAGCACTTGGCCATCTGCAGCCGGTTGACCAACCTCACTCTGGATGGCAACCCATTGTGTAATCAACCAACACCTGCAGAGTTCATT GAGGAATACGATTACCGGCAGGAGGTGAAGAAAGCTATACCCCACCTGAAGACCCTTGATGATGAGCCACTCATAGATGGGGTGGGATCCTTCCTCAAACATAACGTGTTTGATGCAGACTGGGCATACCTCGAGGAGCTACAGAGAGATATCACACTACAAGATGATTCAGATTCTGTTGTATCAG ATTCTAGTCGGCCACCCAGTGGTAACCGGCCAAGTACAGCAGCCTTGAAGCCCAACACAGGGTTCCGGCCTGGGTCAGCCCTGAGGCCATCCTCGGGGTTCCGACCAATGACAGCAGGCACACGACCAGCCTCCACAGGACACAGGCCAGCCACAGCTATAGGAGGCATGAGGCCCAGCTCAGGCTCTGGCAGGCCAGGGTCAGGAAGCAAAG CGGAGATTGCAGACACAGGAGATGCCAGTGACCTGACCCTTGGGCGTGTGATCTGTGGGAACCCCTCAAAGGCTCTCCTGTCCCGAAGGAGACTCAACCCCGATGCTGCTGGAGAACTTGAGGGGCAGGAACAGGATATAAAGTTTGAACCTAAG TTCCAGCATAGAGCAGAGCACACATACGACACTCTGCAGGAGGAGGAGAGAGACCATTCTGAGATTGTTGATGAACTCAAGGCATGGAAGCAACAACATGAAAA GAGGATGGAAATTATCCGTCAGAGCAAGGCTCCCCAGGTGTTGCGTATTGATTATGATCAAGCTGATGATGCCATCAGTCTCTCCGGTGACTCAGATGTAGATTCAGACACAGAAGAGTTGTCTCCCATGCGAGACAGTGATACAGAGACGATCCACCGCGTTCAGGACGAGAACATCGGCACTGAGGGAGACCAAAATTGTAAAGTCTTGCCTTCAG tttcaagCTTTGTACCGGTGTCAGTGTCACCAAATGAGTCCTTAGACACGCCAGTTACAACAAAACCAAGATACAGTGACTCCAGTAAAccaattaaaaacaaagtgCGAAGAAATGTATCAGAAGAGGAGGAAAGTGACTCTTTACTTAGATCAAGTGTACAAAAACCCTTTAAAATATCTGACCTAGCTAGCAGGCAGAGAGCTGTGATACCTCCTCCCAGTCAACGGGACGTTGTACGTAAACACATAGACACTAGCAGCCAAGTGAGGGCTCAGAGCCCCCTAGGCAGTCTGTTGTCGCCTGCTCAAGGACCGATGAGAGCTGAGGCGCGTGGAAATGGGGCAATCAGAGTGAACAACACGGGGCTTCCCCCTGCACCCTCATCAGGTGTTCCTATTATCAGCAAGATGAAAAG GGAAGAGGGTGCTAACCCAGTCATTAAGAGTGGCTCATATGAACGGGCAGTGCCCCTAAACCAGCGCCCGTCTACAGCCCGTGCAGCGCTGGGCATGCGAAGATCTCTGCCCACTGTCCCCTCCCTACCATCCAAACCTGCACCACCCAAGTCCTGA
- the LOC128229963 gene encoding uncharacterized protein LOC128229963, whose protein sequence is MERSAAEYLVYLRENVSDLKQEAKDMGLTEEEIKFCIDKALSLDSNQNELINSPKNIARKCFHYFRVLLKIWILACLLLIAAICGGLFLIETHKPSADFVSRTLQPYGYAIFRSLRLSTLPVHRWMNITEYYNAECIVDNPYYVEEFNYECKVCENFKNLKVMNATDFTEERFKAFAHAFKPVHLKGVQDRNVDYQDLRNTYKLNREVLLESLYKVTSLDVHIRSLGDIFESDLGEQVNTSSSIRIDWFSQSVTASVVLRGLFPRPKVVPEKHEIPLEKHVFILGPNSPTFELPLTMHPIQLYIQGSGQRRLLARPHKNCRDSCNTLLAFMEPGDALMLQNDVWDGWVATGDGPSIGYLISIGI, encoded by the exons ATGGAGAGATCGGCGGCTGAATATCTTGTGTATTTGAGAGAAAATGTTTCTGATCTCAAACAAGAGGCCAAAGATATGGGTCTTACtgaagaagaaataaaattctGCATTGATAAAGCACTGTCATTGGACAGCAACCAAAATGAATTGATAAATTCCCCAAAAAACATTGCAAGAAAGTGCTTTCATTACTTCCGGGTTCTCCTGAAGATATGGATTCTGGCTTGTCTTCTGCTGATTGCAGCAATCTGTGGCGGGTTATTTCTGATTGAAACCCACAAGCCTTCAGCTGATTTCGTTTCAAGAACTCTCCAACCTTACGGCTACGCAATTTTTCGATCTTTGCGGCTGTCAACACTTCCAGTTCACAGATGGATGAACATAACTG AGTACTATAACGCCGAATGTATTGTCGACAACCCTTACTATGTGGAAGAGTTCAACTACGAATGCAAAGTGTGTGAGAACTTCAAGAACCTGAAAGTGATGAATGCAACGGATTTCACTGAAGAAAGATTCAAAGCCTTTGCTCATGCTTTTAAACCAGTTCATTTGAAG GGGGTTCAAGACAGGAATGTGGATTACCAGGACCTTAGGAACACATACAAGTTGAACAGGGAGGTCTTGCTTGAGAGCTTGTACAAGGTCACCAGTCTGGATGTTCACATCAGAAGTCTCGGGGACATCTTTGAGTCGGACCTTGGTGAACAAGTCAACACATCCAGTTCCATTAGAATTGATTG GTTTTCCCAGTCTGTAACTGCCAGTGTTGTGTTAAGGGGTCTCTTTCCCAGACCAAAGGTGGTGCCAGAAAAACATGAGATACCATTGGAGAAGCATGTCTTTATCTTGGGACCAAACTCACCAACATTTGAGCTG ccTCTGACCATGCACCCTATTCAGCTGTACATCCAGGGGAGCGGACAGCGACGTCTGTTAGCTCGACCTCACAAGAACTGCAGAGACTCATGCAACACCCTGCTTGCCTTTATGGAGCCTGGAGATGCTT taatgtTGCAGAATGATGTTTGGGATGGCTGGGTTGCTACGGGAGATGGTCCAAGCATTGGTTACCTAATTTCTATAGGCATCTAG
- the LOC128232794 gene encoding uncharacterized protein LOC128232794 isoform X2, with protein sequence MAVAQETRLQHSLKMEPGIERPGSALTRGVQITEFNDSRVNPEPIVLEETDLLLEQFLSPRKLMLLTGVDNLDDIHQLEMKVNTTDTSLGNFGQLLHNLRQLKVSNSTIPKIRDLGSSLRSLHVLWASRCALQELDGISSIIGLRELYLSYNEISDISPVSMLEHIEILDVEGNNLDDIVQVQHLAICSRLTNLTLDGNPLCNQPTPAEFIEEYDYRQEVKKAIPHLKTLDDEPLIDGVGSFLKHNVFDADWAYLEELQRDITLQDDSDSVVSDSSRPPSGNRPSTAALKPNTGFRPGSALRPSSGFRPMTAGTRPASTGHRPATAIGGMRPSSGSGRPGSGSKAEIADTGDASDLTLGRVICGNPSKALLSRRRLNPDAAGELEGQEQDIKFEPKIMQELKQFQHRAEHTYDTLQEEERDHSEIVDELKAWKQQHEKRMEIIRQSKAPQVLRIDYDQADDAISLSGDSDVDSDTEELSPMRDSDTETIHRVQDENIGTEGDQNFSSFVPVSVSPNESLDTPVTTKPRYSDSSKPIKNKVRRNVSEEEESDSLLRSSVQKPFKISDLASRQRAVIPPPSQRDVVRKHIDTSSQVRAQSPLGSLLSPAQGPMRAEARGNGAIRVNNTGLPPAPSSGVPIISKMKREEGANPVIKSGSYERAVPLNQRPSTARAALGMRRSLPTVPSLPSKPAPPKS encoded by the exons ATGGCCGTAGCACAGGAAACCAGGCTCCAACACAG tTTGAAGATGGAGCCTGGTATTGAGCGTCCAGGGAGCGCCCTGACACGTGGAGTACAGATAACAGAATTCAATGATTCGAGAGTAAACCCGGAGCCCATTGTACTAGAGGAGACTGATTTACTGCTGGAACAGTTCCTGTCACCAAGAAAACTT ATGTTGCTGACGGGCGTTGACAACCTGGATGACATTCACCAGCTTGAGATGAAGGTGAACACAACAGACACGAGTCTTGGAAATTTTGGTCAGCTGCTTCACAACCTCAGGCAGCTAAAGGTGTCCAACAGCACCATACCTAAAATCAG GGATCTTGGTTCATCCCTACGGAGCCTGCATGTGTTGTGGGCGTCCCGTTGTGCCCTGCAGGAGCTAGACGGGATTTCGTCTATAATTGGTCTGCGAGAACTCTACCTCTCCTACAACGAGATATCTGACATCAGTCCTGTCAGCATGCTTGAGCACATTGAAATCCTGGATGTGGAGGG GAACAACCTAGATGATATAGTGCAGGTACAGCACTTGGCCATCTGCAGCCGGTTGACCAACCTCACTCTGGATGGCAACCCATTGTGTAATCAACCAACACCTGCAGAGTTCATT GAGGAATACGATTACCGGCAGGAGGTGAAGAAAGCTATACCCCACCTGAAGACCCTTGATGATGAGCCACTCATAGATGGGGTGGGATCCTTCCTCAAACATAACGTGTTTGATGCAGACTGGGCATACCTCGAGGAGCTACAGAGAGATATCACACTACAAGATGATTCAGATTCTGTTGTATCAG ATTCTAGTCGGCCACCCAGTGGTAACCGGCCAAGTACAGCAGCCTTGAAGCCCAACACAGGGTTCCGGCCTGGGTCAGCCCTGAGGCCATCCTCGGGGTTCCGACCAATGACAGCAGGCACACGACCAGCCTCCACAGGACACAGGCCAGCCACAGCTATAGGAGGCATGAGGCCCAGCTCAGGCTCTGGCAGGCCAGGGTCAGGAAGCAAAG CGGAGATTGCAGACACAGGAGATGCCAGTGACCTGACCCTTGGGCGTGTGATCTGTGGGAACCCCTCAAAGGCTCTCCTGTCCCGAAGGAGACTCAACCCCGATGCTGCTGGAGAACTTGAGGGGCAGGAACAGGATATAAAGTTTGAACCTAAG ATAATGCAAGAGCTCAAACAG TTCCAGCATAGAGCAGAGCACACATACGACACTCTGCAGGAGGAGGAGAGAGACCATTCTGAGATTGTTGATGAACTCAAGGCATGGAAGCAACAACATGAAAA GAGGATGGAAATTATCCGTCAGAGCAAGGCTCCCCAGGTGTTGCGTATTGATTATGATCAAGCTGATGATGCCATCAGTCTCTCCGGTGACTCAGATGTAGATTCAGACACAGAAGAGTTGTCTCCCATGCGAGACAGTGATACAGAGACGATCCACCGCGTTCAGGACGAGAACATCGGCACTGAGGGAGACCAAAATT tttcaagCTTTGTACCGGTGTCAGTGTCACCAAATGAGTCCTTAGACACGCCAGTTACAACAAAACCAAGATACAGTGACTCCAGTAAAccaattaaaaacaaagtgCGAAGAAATGTATCAGAAGAGGAGGAAAGTGACTCTTTACTTAGATCAAGTGTACAAAAACCCTTTAAAATATCTGACCTAGCTAGCAGGCAGAGAGCTGTGATACCTCCTCCCAGTCAACGGGACGTTGTACGTAAACACATAGACACTAGCAGCCAAGTGAGGGCTCAGAGCCCCCTAGGCAGTCTGTTGTCGCCTGCTCAAGGACCGATGAGAGCTGAGGCGCGTGGAAATGGGGCAATCAGAGTGAACAACACGGGGCTTCCCCCTGCACCCTCATCAGGTGTTCCTATTATCAGCAAGATGAAAAG GGAAGAGGGTGCTAACCCAGTCATTAAGAGTGGCTCATATGAACGGGCAGTGCCCCTAAACCAGCGCCCGTCTACAGCCCGTGCAGCGCTGGGCATGCGAAGATCTCTGCCCACTGTCCCCTCCCTACCATCCAAACCTGCACCACCCAAGTCCTGA
- the LOC128232794 gene encoding uncharacterized protein LOC128232794 isoform X1, whose product MAVAQETRLQHSLKMEPGIERPGSALTRGVQITEFNDSRVNPEPIVLEETDLLLEQFLSPRKLMLLTGVDNLDDIHQLEMKVNTTDTSLGNFGQLLHNLRQLKVSNSTIPKIRDLGSSLRSLHVLWASRCALQELDGISSIIGLRELYLSYNEISDISPVSMLEHIEILDVEGNNLDDIVQVQHLAICSRLTNLTLDGNPLCNQPTPAEFIEEYDYRQEVKKAIPHLKTLDDEPLIDGVGSFLKHNVFDADWAYLEELQRDITLQDDSDSVVSDSSRPPSGNRPSTAALKPNTGFRPGSALRPSSGFRPMTAGTRPASTGHRPATAIGGMRPSSGSGRPGSGSKAEIADTGDASDLTLGRVICGNPSKALLSRRRLNPDAAGELEGQEQDIKFEPKIMQELKQFQHRAEHTYDTLQEEERDHSEIVDELKAWKQQHEKRMEIIRQSKAPQVLRIDYDQADDAISLSGDSDVDSDTEELSPMRDSDTETIHRVQDENIGTEGDQNCKVLPSVSSFVPVSVSPNESLDTPVTTKPRYSDSSKPIKNKVRRNVSEEEESDSLLRSSVQKPFKISDLASRQRAVIPPPSQRDVVRKHIDTSSQVRAQSPLGSLLSPAQGPMRAEARGNGAIRVNNTGLPPAPSSGVPIISKMKREEGANPVIKSGSYERAVPLNQRPSTARAALGMRRSLPTVPSLPSKPAPPKS is encoded by the exons ATGGCCGTAGCACAGGAAACCAGGCTCCAACACAG tTTGAAGATGGAGCCTGGTATTGAGCGTCCAGGGAGCGCCCTGACACGTGGAGTACAGATAACAGAATTCAATGATTCGAGAGTAAACCCGGAGCCCATTGTACTAGAGGAGACTGATTTACTGCTGGAACAGTTCCTGTCACCAAGAAAACTT ATGTTGCTGACGGGCGTTGACAACCTGGATGACATTCACCAGCTTGAGATGAAGGTGAACACAACAGACACGAGTCTTGGAAATTTTGGTCAGCTGCTTCACAACCTCAGGCAGCTAAAGGTGTCCAACAGCACCATACCTAAAATCAG GGATCTTGGTTCATCCCTACGGAGCCTGCATGTGTTGTGGGCGTCCCGTTGTGCCCTGCAGGAGCTAGACGGGATTTCGTCTATAATTGGTCTGCGAGAACTCTACCTCTCCTACAACGAGATATCTGACATCAGTCCTGTCAGCATGCTTGAGCACATTGAAATCCTGGATGTGGAGGG GAACAACCTAGATGATATAGTGCAGGTACAGCACTTGGCCATCTGCAGCCGGTTGACCAACCTCACTCTGGATGGCAACCCATTGTGTAATCAACCAACACCTGCAGAGTTCATT GAGGAATACGATTACCGGCAGGAGGTGAAGAAAGCTATACCCCACCTGAAGACCCTTGATGATGAGCCACTCATAGATGGGGTGGGATCCTTCCTCAAACATAACGTGTTTGATGCAGACTGGGCATACCTCGAGGAGCTACAGAGAGATATCACACTACAAGATGATTCAGATTCTGTTGTATCAG ATTCTAGTCGGCCACCCAGTGGTAACCGGCCAAGTACAGCAGCCTTGAAGCCCAACACAGGGTTCCGGCCTGGGTCAGCCCTGAGGCCATCCTCGGGGTTCCGACCAATGACAGCAGGCACACGACCAGCCTCCACAGGACACAGGCCAGCCACAGCTATAGGAGGCATGAGGCCCAGCTCAGGCTCTGGCAGGCCAGGGTCAGGAAGCAAAG CGGAGATTGCAGACACAGGAGATGCCAGTGACCTGACCCTTGGGCGTGTGATCTGTGGGAACCCCTCAAAGGCTCTCCTGTCCCGAAGGAGACTCAACCCCGATGCTGCTGGAGAACTTGAGGGGCAGGAACAGGATATAAAGTTTGAACCTAAG ATAATGCAAGAGCTCAAACAG TTCCAGCATAGAGCAGAGCACACATACGACACTCTGCAGGAGGAGGAGAGAGACCATTCTGAGATTGTTGATGAACTCAAGGCATGGAAGCAACAACATGAAAA GAGGATGGAAATTATCCGTCAGAGCAAGGCTCCCCAGGTGTTGCGTATTGATTATGATCAAGCTGATGATGCCATCAGTCTCTCCGGTGACTCAGATGTAGATTCAGACACAGAAGAGTTGTCTCCCATGCGAGACAGTGATACAGAGACGATCCACCGCGTTCAGGACGAGAACATCGGCACTGAGGGAGACCAAAATTGTAAAGTCTTGCCTTCAG tttcaagCTTTGTACCGGTGTCAGTGTCACCAAATGAGTCCTTAGACACGCCAGTTACAACAAAACCAAGATACAGTGACTCCAGTAAAccaattaaaaacaaagtgCGAAGAAATGTATCAGAAGAGGAGGAAAGTGACTCTTTACTTAGATCAAGTGTACAAAAACCCTTTAAAATATCTGACCTAGCTAGCAGGCAGAGAGCTGTGATACCTCCTCCCAGTCAACGGGACGTTGTACGTAAACACATAGACACTAGCAGCCAAGTGAGGGCTCAGAGCCCCCTAGGCAGTCTGTTGTCGCCTGCTCAAGGACCGATGAGAGCTGAGGCGCGTGGAAATGGGGCAATCAGAGTGAACAACACGGGGCTTCCCCCTGCACCCTCATCAGGTGTTCCTATTATCAGCAAGATGAAAAG GGAAGAGGGTGCTAACCCAGTCATTAAGAGTGGCTCATATGAACGGGCAGTGCCCCTAAACCAGCGCCCGTCTACAGCCCGTGCAGCGCTGGGCATGCGAAGATCTCTGCCCACTGTCCCCTCCCTACCATCCAAACCTGCACCACCCAAGTCCTGA